One Triticum dicoccoides isolate Atlit2015 ecotype Zavitan chromosome 3B, WEW_v2.0, whole genome shotgun sequence genomic window, GTGGTGCCAAGAAACAAAATAAGAGCAGAGCACTCATCATGGTGTTTTGGCATCACATTTCCTGCCtgcacaaatggtccataggagtaCCATACACTAGCTGCTGTACCCACCAGCACCACTACTACTAAGATGCAGCCAGAGACTTTTTACCAGAGCATGTCCTGACATACATACTTTCATCTGCAGTAGAAGAATGTTGTTATCTACTGCAGGGCAGAGCAGAAGTGCTGTAAACTTCGGAAGAACTTTATCTACTGCAGAACCTGAGCAGTTCATTATGTGCAAGAGGTGCAAGAAACTTCCAGTTTGAGCATCTGCAGCACTGAGCCACATTTCTTAGTAGTAGAGTAGTGATAAACTGGGCATTTCATGGCCATGTGGTGGGCTAAAACTATGGTTTTCCATGGGAGTATGTAGCATGGAGACGGCAAAGACCAGGGTGGGGTGGGGTGGTGGTTCGGGTGGCCGCTATCGCCGGGTCCCCATCCGCATGCGGGCGTTGCGCTGGACTGTATGGATGCTGCATTGTCATTGTGAGCAtgccattgccattgccattgccattgccattgCCATGCATGGCTCATTGGCTGGTTTCACTGGCCGCTTTTCCCACCAAACTCCATTCTTGCCGTTTTTCACCCACATGGACATGGCCCCCCCTTTGTCTCCCACACTACACTAGACGCCCATGCATGCATGGCATGCACCAAATTATTGGCACCCAATTGCCTGTAGAATGATGACTTTGCTTTGGCCTCCACCCTCCAGGCACAGGCACACACATGGGCTTGGGCTGACTGATTTGGCTTGGCTGAACAGGTTAGTAGCATAGGTCAAGAGGAGGCCATGATTGGCAAACATTTAAGAAGCACGGGCCAGccaggagagaggggaggaagaggGTGAAGATGACACTCATACTATTGGAGATCTGGGGACTGGGCTAGTGGCTGGAGATGGAAGGTAGGGGAGGACCCATCCATGGCACGCTTCTGGCCTGGGGCAGCAAGATTCTATCTATCCAAGGCCAAGTAAAAGGGTACGTAGGCGTTAGCATGATTTGGGAAGAGTGACCAACAACAGCACAGTGGGCAACTGCATGCAGTGGCCGGCACTTGAACCGCTGCCCCCAAACCTTGCAATGCCGCCAGTGTTGTTCCATGCAGCCCAATCATAGGCTCATGAGGCGCCGCACATGCGGATGACTCGTGCTGCTCTCTCAGTGATGCTCTCATCCTAGTATGAATGCGCTGTTGGCTGCTGCTCAGAGCTCTTTTCAGGTTCAGGTTCTTTGATTGATGCTTTTGCAGTGAACTCTTCAGTTAACCTACCTACGTTGCTTCCAGACGAACACTAGAAATCAAGGCGTTGCTGACCACTGAAGGAGTGGCGACGATGTAGGAGCACGagcattagggcatgtacaatggtgctatcttaggagtgccacgtaggattaatgatgaggtggaggagagagaactcacaaaaaaaggtttgtcttctcttatttaagataagacaagagatgatctcttagcacaatttgtctcaccatgttttaaggaatgactagctattgaagataaggttaagatataacccattgtagacatacttttttgtcatctctaaattacatgcaagacttaagataagactgttttatcaaccattgtacatgcccttagcgcGCGCGCCCCCTGGTTCGGTCGGAGCACGGGAATTTCCCCGGTCATGGCACCGAGCATCCCATCTCAAGGAAGGAGCACCGGGCTTGAGCAGAGCCACAGCACGCACGCACATTGTATGCGAAAGAAATGTGCTGTTTCACGTGAGGCGCCAGATGCCCCCACGAGGCCGCGAATCGTGCAAAGCTTTGCCTATGATTTCTTTAACGTTGAGCCGTGGTAAAGTTGCAAAGTAGGATGAGTATCCCATGTCTCTAAGCTACCCTTACTTAAAGGTAGGCAGGCAGGCACTGTAGGCACGTGCTGCCCCCCTAAACGGCTCGATGCTTCTGAGTTCTGATGAGAAGAATATGTCCTGCCGATGCCGCTTTCAGAGTGCAGGCAGGAGACGGGGATTTGGGGAACACGTCTGGCTGAGCCTGCTGGTGGGCGTTTACAGAGAGGGCAGCGAAGGTGTGCTCCCGTTAGCCAACATATTTTTGTATCAGCTACACCTCCGGGGAACCTGTCACGGCCATCGCCTCGCCACTCTTCGTCGTCTCCGTCCCCGGCAAACCTCACCTTCTCCCTCGGTTGCCACCACCTCCGGCTCGCCGGCGATGGGTGAAAGACAAGGAAAAGAAGGGGGCGCACAAAGGCGAAGGCAAGAATATGATGATGAAGAAGAGAGTATCTAGCAATCATCAGGACCAGCATCACAATCACAATCACAGGGACGCTGTGATGAAAACCTCCCAACGGCCTGATCCTCACCCCAAAGCCGTGAGGGAATGAATGCAATGCAAccaacggcatcgcgccccggagaGCGATCATCGCGGCCACGACAGGGTACCATCATTGCATTGCACTacatttttttttgagggaatgcatTGCACTACATTGGATGCAAAACATCATACCACAAGAAAGAATAGGCCGGCCGGCCCCAGAACAGGGAAGAAAGCGGCCCAATAGCTTCCGTCCCATCCATGCTTTAACCACCTCTTTATTTTACTGTATGTGACATGTCACTTTGCTCTTCACCAATCATCCAAAGTTCAAAGTGGTTCTCGGTGGGTCTAACCTGTCAGAAGCAAGTTCCTCTAATGAAGAACTCCAGCAGAACAGAAACAAATTTCTGGTGGCTAGCAATTGCTTCCTAGGAGGGGCTATGAAGGCCAGACATTACAGGACTAATACAGCAGCAGCAGAGTAGCAAACATACATAGGCAGCGTTGTCTAACAGGGTTGGCTGACATGAACTCGTATAATTTATTAGCAGGGAACTCTGGCCCCTTAAACATCCATTTGAACAATCAATGGACTAATCGTGGCCCGTATAGAAGTGTATCTGAGATGGGCTACGATTATTATTTTGAGTAGATGGCAGTCGTGGTACGatacaacaacagcagcaacaacaacaactcgTATAATGTTTCATTTACTTGCTGTGAGATGGCTCAGCTCGCGCCGTGTTGGTCTTCGACGGGTGTGAGAGCCACGTACTGGGCTGGTGCTTCGGAATGTCCCCAATGCTCATCCTTGTACCAAACCTCTCGTGGTGTATACTGTATGTAGCCCACTCAAAGTTGCCCAGGAATGGCCATCCGAACTACCCGCGAACATCAGTGCCATCCCTGCAGCAAAATGTTTGTTGCATCAGTCAGTTGCAAACAGAAACTGACTTCCGATTTGGTAACTGCTTACTGGGGTCTACGAATGATAACTCGCAGAATCACTAGACCAACATCAACGAAAATATAGCAGCAGAGATAGCATGGGTTCATGTTAGATTGTGCGAGTTATCAGCAGCGCGGCGTTAACTGGCATGAACCCAGAACATGCTGGTAGGGATGTTGACTCTGTAAGCATTCATTCGAACAAATGTTGGATCAACTATAGCATTGATAGAAAGGGCTCCAGTACAATTTAAGCACCTTGGTGAATGAGGGGCTTAGTTTGTGTCAGGTTTGCTGTCAGCGGTCTCGCCGTTCAAGAAGCGTGAGAACCACATGGCTGATGCTTTAGGGTGTCGGGTGAGCCCGTTCTTGTAATCAACATAGACAATCCCAAACCTCTTGGTGAATCCCATCGCCCACTCAAAGTTATCCAGGAATGACCATGCAAAGTATCCACGAACGTCGGCGCCATCCCTGTAATGCCAACAGTCAACAAAATTAGTGGCATCACTTGCTTTGGTCGTTTTAGTTGCATGGTGCTAGTTATGCGGCAAGCAGAAACAAACTTACTTTATTGCTTGTGCGACTGCACCAACATATCCTTTGAAGAAATTAACCCTCTTTGTGTCATTTAAGAACTGATCAACTGGTGCTGATGGATCGTCTTCGTCATCCATGCCTACAGAAAATAAACTACATGAGAGCATCATCCATATACATGGTTGGTTACTTAATATTACATCACACAAACAAAACTATGCTAGCTGGATACCAAGTAATGGAATAGCAAATTCTTATTTTCATATTAAAAAGTCACTGTATCGCATTTACATGTATACCTGTCAGTTATTTAAACTTTAATGTCGTATTCTATTTCATTTGTAGTGTGTTTATCTTGCCAATCTATTTTGTCAATATTCTGTGGCAGTACAAACTCGGGAATTTGAAATTATGTACAAAAATacgttttttttttagaaaaggaggatgacccccggcctctgcatctgggcgatgcatacggccactttattaattattctcacaagaccttacaaagtaatacaacagcaagactaaagccaccgtctaagcaacaactgtcgctacacctatccaaatgatgaaggggcgctgatagcctgggcctaataccaaacagacatcgcagccaaacctaaacatctaagacctgaggtcccaaccaggacgcctgcctggtatggggcacctaccagtccggcgcacttctcaaccaggacgcctgccgggtatgaggccgccacagccacctgccacgagtccatctttagagctgtactgttgcatctaccatgccagatctctctgccatcgacgtcaccacgacgccagacagcgtcgtcctcctgcgcgagtccatcctcccacatcgaactccgaatctgcactgcgccacgccgtcaagatccgtcgccatcaatgtatggatgaagcaccgctccaccaaagaaaccGTCCGCTGGTCCCGCGAAGCAAGGCGCGGCACCAAGTAGAAGGCCGAAGCGCACCGCCACCACGCCACCAGCAGCCCCGCCACCAAGAGCTGTTCCCAGccgccgccttcaagaaggaacacGACACCAGGGTGCCGTCAACGCCCAGACCAGGGGAACAAAAGCTTTCGCCATAgctcgaggaggaggcggaagggagAGGATCCACCccaaagccttcaggaaggggatcGGCGCCAAAGGCGTCGACTTTGGGGAGGCTGCCGCGCCAGCGAGGGGTTTCCCCCGGAACCTCACCCGCACGCCAGATCTGCGAGGCCGGTCATAGGGGACGCCGAAAGCCGCCGCCAAGGACCGGCGCCAGCACGGATCGGGACAGATCGAAGCAGGGGCGGATTTTCTACATGGAGCCATGACGGATTGCGAGGAGCCGCCACTGCGCCAGCGTCCGCAGCCCCCACGCCGCCCGCGCGGCCGTGGGAGGCTGCCCACCAGAGCCCGCCGGCACAGCCCGCCGGCTGCACCGCGCCCATcggccggggccgccgccccggggaGCCAAGGCCCTCCAACAGAGGAGGCGCCAGATCGCCACCACCTACAACCCCCCGCCGAGACCCCCCACCACGCCGTCGGATGGGCCGCGCACGCCCGGGCCACCGCCGGTTCCCGCCGAGATCCGCCGCCCCAGTCCCAACGGGAGCCGCGAggagtcgccccgccgccgccgtcagccgcACGAGCTTCACCCGGCGGCttcctccggcggcggcgcggggctaggGGGCGATTGGCCTGCGGCGCGCTAGGGTTAGGGAGGTGCCCCCGAGTCGCCCTAGGCGAGAGCGACGCGGGGGAGGTAATATTCTCCTAGAGTTGTATCTCGTACAAAAATACGTATCCAAGAGAAGATAAAGAAGGGCTCCCTATGCATATTCCATAATTAGACTAGCACGCATAGGTGGAATAAATAGCTTGCTGCGGGGTTGTTTGGTCAAAACAAAATATCTCTGCAACTAAGGCAGTACAACGACCTCCAAGTTGCAGACTATAACATTTCTAGAAAAAAAATTAAACTGGAAATAAAGCAGAGTTAATCCATATAATCTACATTATGTGAAGTAATTGCTATTTGATTTAATCACTCAACCAACATATGCAGGAAATGATACAACTAACGTAAACAGATATGCCATGTGTGTATTAGAAACTTCAAATATAAAAAATGCACCAGAAAAAAAATTAGAAGCATGGAAGCCTTACCATTCTCTGTTACATATATTATTGGATTTTCATATTTCTTTACTATATAATTGATTGTTTTCCGAATACCCCAGGGAACTATTAAAAGCCACTCAGACGCAGCCTGCACAAATATTGAGATGAAATGTTAGGTAAGATCGTTGAAGCTACATGAATGGACAGCGGTCAAGTCTTTACTCTTTCACCAATTGCTTCACCGCTACTCCATTTGTCTGCCCAAGGGAAATAAAGTGTCAGCATTACGATATTAATCTGGGACAGGATAGCTTGCAAGGGACAAGTTTACATATATATAGTGGGCGCAGAATATTGAGACCAAACTACAGCAAGAAAAGTAGTTCTGCCTTGCATGCGTATATTGATTTACAATTCTCCAAGAATAAGGAAGAGATAAATAGACTCTATGGGTAGTGGAGAAGGGCTGTTTTTCCTAATCAGCAAGGTGAAATATTTCTGCCATGTCTGCTGTCTACATACTGCAGTTTTTATAGATAACCCTGCATCTTTCAGCTGACGCTGCGCTTGTTTTTACAAACAAAAGAGACAAGTCTTTGATAGATGAATCATGGTACCTGTTCTCTCTATTTGTTGAACCTGATAAAAATGGATCTCTTGTGGTTGTGGGTTCGGCTGATTGCCAATGATTCTTGATGTATAGTGATTTAATCCAATAAAATCAATTTTGTTCCTCATCAATTCACGGTCTTTCTCAGAGAATTTTGGAAGATATTCGCCCACTCTCTGGCGCATGCTTTCTGGGTAATCACCAAAGTATATTGGGTCCAGGAACCTTCAAGAAAAGCAATTATAATCAGGATATATCCATAAAATCATATCATAGGCTTCATGAATCTGAAGATGCATCAGCATTATACTAAAACACCGGAAGTTACACTGAGCGGAAACAAAAAATATAGGTTCTATGGAAAATGGTAACAAATTTAGGAGACTTTTAAGTATTCCCTGAATAGGTGAGCATAATTTTTACCATCCAAGTTGAAAGTCAATGCGCCGTGCTGCAGCAGCCTGGTCTTCCATTTTGTCCGACTTTGGCTCCGCCCATTCACAATCAATAACAAATCCTACTTGACCACCTTGTTTAGCCTATAATATGTAAAATATCAGCAAGACAATGGTACTACGAACAAACTGACAATGATGATACTTCAATGGAAACTTAACAGGCCTTGAATTTTCTTCTGTAGACATCAACAGCAGCAGCATGAGCTAAGATCTGGTGATGGCCAGCCAAGAAAGGTTCAGCAGCTACACCTTTACATAATCCAGGAGCAAATATTCCAACCCCATAAGCATTAATGCATGTTTGAATAGGTTCATTGATTGTTATCCAATGCTTAACTCTATCTCCAAAATTTGCAAAGCAAGCTTCTGCATATAATGCGAAGTACTCTCTGAAATTTTTTGACAACCAATACGATCAGATATAGAAACACCAAGTTAAACGAGAACACTTTGCTGGGGGTCTTTCCCCCCTTCTCGGAAAAAAAGACAGAAGACTTTGAAATAAAGCAATGTTCTTAGGTAAACATGCCTTGTAGTATTTTGTGTTGGCACTTAACTATATTTACAAATTCAGAGTTTAAAATTAAGATGCCTGCATTAACTTACACAATCTTGTCAGAAAGCCAACCCCCCATAGTCTTCTGAAGATTATGCGGAAGATCCCAGTGATACAGAGTTGCATAAGGCTGAATACCTGGAAGTCAGGGCAGATGGGTGGTGAATAACTAGATGAATAGTAACTTTGACATTAGGTATATCATGTGGCACCTTTCTCAATCATGAAATCTATAAGGTTGTTATAGAAAGCAACTCCTTGCTCATTGATTTCTGTCCCTAAGCCATCTGCAGAAACAGTAAACTTATAAACTCAGATGAGGCATGGAATATAAATGATAATAATAAACAAAATGCACATATCGAGGGGGAAGCTGGAATTGTGGCGACACAATTTGGAGATGTATTAATATGTGAAGCATGATCCACCAATTGAAATGTACCAGGAAATATCCGTGACCAAGATATGGAAAATCTATAAGCACCAAAACCCAACTTGGCCATGAGCTCAATGTCTTCCTGTACCCAAAGAGTTCAAACAAGTAATTAGGGATCTAGGAAACAAGGTAAAATTGTACACACATATGCATCAAGGAGATAATCCATCTCAAGCAAGACAAAGAAACACTTTATTTTACAAGAATATAATAGTAATTCGATAGCTATGTCAATAATAACACCTTGTATCGATGGTAATGATCAACTGCAACTTCTCCAGAGGATCCGTCTAGGACACGTTCTGGAAAAGCATTTCAATGTCAACTATCAGTTAAATTAACATATTTCAACAAATTAAAATAGAATCCAGATGAGACAAACCTTTGTTATCTGTAAATACATCCCATATGCTATCGCCTTTGCCACCTTCATTTCTTGCCCCCTCAATCTGGATAGAGGGGAAAAGCCAAGAACATTACTTCACAGCTATGATACATCTAGTTTTAGACAAAAGGAAGGAGGATAGATTCATAGATCACAGAAAACCTCATTTTTGTTTCTTTTACTTGGAATCAAGGAGATAAAACTGGTGAAACCTACAATTTGTCATCCAAGGACCCACACAAAATTCTATGATGGCTCTCTCGTTCCTCCTCATGGTGGAGGACATTCATTTCTCAGCTTTCCTATATAGTACTTCTCTGTTCTCTTTTTNNNNNNNNNNNNNNNNNNNNNNNNNNNNNNNNNNNNNNNNNNNNNNNNNNNNNNNNNNNNNNNNNNNNNNNNNNNNNNNNNNNNNNNNNNNNNNNNNNNNNNNNNNNNNNNNNNNNNNNNNNNNNNNNNNNNNNNNNNNNNNNNNNNNNNNNNNNNNNNNNNNNNNNNNNNNNNNNNNNNNNNNNNNNNNNNNNNNNNNNNNNNNNNNNNNNNNNNNNNNNNNNNNNNNNNNNNNNNNNNNNNNNNNNNNNNNNNNNNNNNNNNNNNNNNNNNNNNNNNNNNNNNNNNNNNNNNNNNNNNNNNNNNNNNNNNNNNNNNNNNNNNNNNNNNNNNNNNNNNNNNNNNNNNNNNNNNNNNNNNNNNNNNNNNNNNNNNNNNNNNNNNNNNNNNNNNNNNNNNNNNNNNNNNNNNNNNNNNNNNNNNNNNNNNNNNNNNNNNNNNNNNNNNNNNNNNNNNNNNNNNNNNNNNNNNNNNNNNNNNNNNNNNNNNNNNNNNNNNNNNNNNNNNNNNNNNNNNNNNNNNNNNNNNNNNNNNNNNNNNNNNNNNNNNNNNNNNNNNNNNNNNNNNNNNNNNNNNNNNNNNNNNNNNNNNNNNNNNNNNNNNNNNNNNNNNNNNNNNNNNNNNNNNNNNNNNNNNNNNNNNNNNNNNNNNNNNNNNNNNNNNNNNNNNNNNNNNNNNNNNNNNNNNNNNTCTTAAAATTTGCTCTGTTTTGTTATAATTTGCTTCGTCTTTTGGCTGGCTGTACTCTTAACGCATTTTTTGTCGTTTCTTCTAATATGAAATGATGCGTGTTTCGACACATGTCCGAGAGAAAACAAAAGCGGGGAACATATACGACAACATACGGATGGCAAATCCCCTATCCATTTCTCTACTTTATCAGTTCAGTTAAGGTTTCTCAG contains:
- the LOC119277872 gene encoding beta-glucosidase 4-like, whose protein sequence is MGSTAGEVTRADFPEGFVFGVATSAYQIEGARNEGGKGDSIWDVFTDNKERVLDGSSGEVAVDHYHRYKEDIELMAKLGFGAYRFSISWSRIFPDGLGTEINEQGVAFYNNLIDFMIEKGIQPYATLYHWDLPHNLQKTMGGWLSDKIVEYFALYAEACFANFGDRVKHWITINEPIQTCINAYGVGIFAPGLCKGVAAEPFLAGHHQILAHAAAVDVYRRKFKAKQGGQVGFVIDCEWAEPKSDKMEDQAAAARRIDFQLGWFLDPIYFGDYPESMRQRVGEYLPKFSEKDRELMRNKIDFIGLNHYTSRIIGNQPNPQPQEIHFYQVQQIERTDKWSSGEAIGERAASEWLLIVPWGIRKTINYIVKKYENPIIYVTENGMDDEDDPSAPVDQFLNDTKRVNFFKGYVGAVAQAIKDGADVRGYFAWSFLDNFEWAMGFTKRFGIVYVDYKNGLTRHPKASAMWFSRFLNGETADSKPDTN